In the Candidatus Rhodoblastus alkanivorans genome, one interval contains:
- a CDS encoding D-alanyl-D-alanine carboxypeptidase family protein, with amino-acid sequence MFKRNIRDRFLAKAAISALVAALIGGAFTTPAQARRHHHHHRHAHHQSAVHRGHGHAHFAAHRRHHGATAPISTNAAIVVDGATGRVIWGIDENAPRHPASITKVMTLYLLFEQMEKGHVTPNDQIPISAHAAAQAPTKLGLRPGSTIRVSDAIKAIVTRSANDIAVAVAEYVGGSENHFAEEMTAKAHALGMAHTYYVNASGLPNNAQLTTAYDLAILGRAIQSRFPEYYHFFSLREFDYHGQHIRNHNHLMDRVAGMDGIKTGYTAASGFNLLSSVKHDGHSIVAVVMGGRSARSRDNYMAALINRYLDKGGSPRAESRVAEHEEPARREEAAAPAAPVDSNPRPRPAFVSAPAANLHENSDGRLYTASIPHRHAEARAATTAEAASAPTPVSRWIVGPPGINLRAATRFRSEDDGVQSRTSTREARREAQAAAKVQAAAKAERAAKAEDEANDAPAPKPLPGKPPASGWMIQIGATDDADKAAALLDKAKAKRHTLLASAKPFTEKVQKGHGTIYRARFAGLEEDEAQAACKALKNSGFHCFAIRN; translated from the coding sequence ATGTTCAAGCGTAATATTCGCGATCGCTTCCTGGCCAAGGCGGCCATTTCCGCTCTCGTAGCCGCCTTGATCGGCGGAGCTTTCACGACCCCGGCGCAAGCCCGGCGTCATCATCATCATCATCGTCACGCCCATCACCAGAGCGCCGTCCATCGCGGCCACGGTCACGCCCATTTCGCCGCCCACAGGCGCCATCACGGCGCGACCGCGCCGATCTCGACCAACGCCGCCATTGTCGTGGACGGCGCGACCGGACGCGTCATCTGGGGAATAGACGAAAACGCGCCGCGCCATCCCGCCTCGATCACCAAGGTCATGACGCTCTACCTGCTGTTCGAGCAGATGGAAAAAGGCCACGTCACCCCCAACGACCAAATCCCGATTTCGGCCCATGCCGCGGCCCAGGCGCCGACGAAGCTTGGCCTGCGCCCGGGCTCGACGATAAGAGTCTCGGACGCGATCAAGGCCATCGTCACCAGATCGGCCAACGACATAGCCGTCGCTGTCGCCGAATATGTCGGCGGCTCCGAGAACCATTTCGCCGAGGAAATGACGGCGAAGGCCCATGCGCTCGGCATGGCCCACACCTATTACGTCAACGCCTCCGGCCTGCCCAACAACGCCCAGCTCACCACGGCCTATGACCTCGCCATTCTCGGCCGTGCGATCCAGTCGCGCTTCCCGGAATATTACCATTTCTTCTCGCTGCGCGAATTCGACTATCACGGCCAGCACATCCGCAACCACAATCATCTGATGGATCGCGTCGCCGGCATGGACGGGATCAAGACCGGCTATACCGCGGCCTCGGGCTTCAACCTGCTCAGCTCGGTGAAACACGACGGCCATTCGATCGTCGCCGTCGTCATGGGCGGCCGCTCCGCGCGCTCGCGCGACAATTACATGGCGGCGCTGATCAACAGATATCTCGACAAAGGAGGCTCGCCGCGCGCCGAATCCCGCGTCGCGGAACACGAGGAGCCCGCGCGGCGCGAAGAGGCCGCCGCGCCCGCGGCGCCGGTCGATTCCAACCCGCGCCCGCGTCCCGCCTTCGTGTCGGCGCCGGCCGCAAATCTTCACGAGAACAGCGATGGGCGGCTTTACACCGCCTCGATTCCCCATCGCCACGCGGAAGCGCGCGCCGCAACCACCGCCGAAGCCGCCAGCGCGCCGACGCCGGTGAGCCGCTGGATCGTGGGCCCCCCGGGCATCAATCTGCGCGCCGCTACCCGCTTCCGTTCCGAGGACGACGGCGTCCAATCGCGAACCTCCACGCGCGAGGCCCGGCGCGAGGCCCAAGCCGCCGCCAAGGTCCAAGCCGCCGCCAAGGCCGAGCGCGCCGCCAAGGCCGAGGACGAGGCGAATGACGCCCCCGCCCCGAAGCCGCTGCCCGGCAAGCCGCCGGCGTCCGGCTGGATGATCCAGATCGGCGCCACCGACGACGCCGACAAGGCCGCCGCTTTGCTCGACAAGGCCAAGGCCAAGCGCCACACCCTGCTCGCCTCCGCCAAGCCTTTCACGGAAAAGGTCCAGAAGGGCCACGGAACGATCTACCGCGCCCGTTTCGCCGGCCTTGAGGAAGACGAAGCCCAGGCCGCCTGCAAGGCCCTCAAGAATTCCGGCTTCCACTGTTTCGCCATCCGGAATTAA
- the clpA gene encoding ATP-dependent Clp protease ATP-binding subunit ClpA, with product MPSFSRNLEQTLHRALAAASERRHEYATLEHLLLSLLDDAEAAAVMRACSVDLDALRKSLVGYIEHELDNLVTELHEDPKPTSGFQRVIQRAVIHVQSSGREEVTGANVLVAIFAERESHAAYFLQEQEMTRYDAVNYISHGIAKRPGHSDAGKAPRGMEEDPERAESAREGKEQDSKKKETALDAYCINLNQKAKDGRIDPLIGREAEVLRTIQVLCRRHKNNPLLVGDPGVGKTAIAEGLARKIVRGETPEVLKGATVYALDMGALLAGTRYRGDFEERLKQVMKEIEQHKKAILFIDEIHTVIGAGATSGGSMDASNLLKPALAQGGLRCIGSTTYKEFRQYFEKDRALVRRFQKIDVNEPTVPDTIEILKGLKPYFEEFHKLRYTNDAIKAAVELSARYIHDRKLPDKAIDVIDETGASQMLTPESKRKRTIGVKEIEATIATMARIPPKTVSKDDAEVLQHLDTTLRRVVYGQDEAIGALASAIKLARAGLRDAEKPIGCYLFSGPTGVGKTEVANQLAKALGVEMVRFDMSEYMERHTVSRLIGAPPGYVGFEQGGLLTDAIDQHPHCVLLLDEIEKAHPDLYNILLQVMDHGKLTDHNGKQISFRNVILVMTTNAGASDLAKPAFGFTRSKREGDDVEAINRMFAPEFRNRLDAVVTFAHLPTEVIAKVVDKFIMQLEGQLADRNVSIELSDEARAWLVERGYDQAMGARPMARVIQTHIKTPLADEVLFGRLKNGGTVRVVTAGAGAESKLAFVFPDGPVLPRPAKEIVEARRKKVRPEPEVRARNRKPKAAPEPAGTPE from the coding sequence ATGCCGTCATTCTCTCGCAACCTCGAACAGACCCTACATCGCGCTCTTGCCGCCGCCTCCGAGCGCCGGCATGAATATGCGACGCTGGAGCATCTGTTGCTCAGTCTGCTGGACGACGCGGAAGCCGCAGCCGTCATGCGCGCCTGTTCGGTCGATCTCGACGCGTTGCGAAAGAGCCTTGTCGGCTATATCGAGCATGAACTGGACAATCTCGTCACCGAACTGCACGAAGACCCCAAGCCGACCTCCGGCTTCCAGCGCGTCATCCAGCGCGCTGTGATCCATGTGCAGTCCTCCGGTCGCGAGGAGGTCACCGGCGCAAACGTGCTCGTGGCGATTTTCGCCGAGCGCGAGAGCCACGCCGCCTATTTCCTGCAGGAGCAGGAAATGACCCGCTACGACGCGGTCAATTATATCAGCCATGGCATCGCCAAGCGGCCGGGCCACTCGGACGCGGGCAAAGCTCCGCGCGGCATGGAAGAGGATCCCGAGCGCGCCGAATCGGCGCGCGAAGGCAAGGAGCAGGATTCCAAGAAAAAGGAAACCGCGCTCGATGCTTATTGCATTAATCTCAACCAGAAGGCGAAGGATGGCCGCATCGATCCTTTGATCGGGCGCGAGGCCGAAGTGCTGCGCACGATCCAGGTCCTGTGCCGCCGCCACAAGAACAATCCGCTGCTCGTCGGCGACCCGGGCGTCGGCAAGACCGCGATCGCCGAGGGCCTCGCCCGCAAGATCGTGCGCGGCGAAACGCCGGAAGTGCTCAAGGGCGCGACCGTCTATGCCCTCGACATGGGCGCGCTGCTCGCCGGCACCCGCTATCGCGGCGATTTCGAAGAGCGCCTCAAGCAAGTGATGAAGGAGATCGAGCAGCACAAGAAGGCGATCCTGTTCATCGACGAAATCCACACCGTCATTGGCGCCGGCGCGACCTCGGGCGGCTCCATGGACGCCTCCAACCTGCTGAAACCCGCGCTTGCCCAAGGCGGTCTGCGCTGCATCGGCTCGACCACCTACAAGGAATTCCGCCAATATTTCGAGAAGGACCGGGCGCTCGTTCGGCGCTTCCAGAAGATCGACGTCAATGAGCCGACGGTCCCGGACACGATCGAAATCCTGAAAGGCCTGAAGCCCTATTTCGAGGAATTCCACAAGCTGCGCTACACCAATGACGCCATCAAGGCGGCGGTCGAGCTGTCGGCGCGTTACATTCACGACCGCAAGCTGCCCGACAAGGCGATCGACGTGATCGACGAGACCGGCGCCTCGCAGATGCTGACGCCCGAATCGAAGCGCAAGCGGACGATCGGCGTGAAGGAGATCGAGGCCACCATCGCGACCATGGCGCGAATCCCGCCGAAGACCGTGTCCAAGGACGACGCCGAGGTGCTGCAACACCTCGATACGACCCTGCGCCGCGTGGTTTATGGCCAGGACGAGGCGATTGGGGCTTTGGCCTCCGCGATCAAGCTGGCGCGCGCCGGGCTGCGCGACGCCGAAAAGCCGATCGGCTGCTATCTCTTCTCCGGCCCGACCGGCGTCGGCAAGACCGAGGTGGCGAACCAGCTCGCCAAGGCGCTCGGCGTCGAGATGGTGCGCTTCGACATGTCGGAATATATGGAGCGCCACACCGTTAGCCGTCTGATCGGCGCGCCTCCCGGATATGTCGGCTTCGAGCAGGGCGGGCTGCTGACCGACGCCATCGACCAGCATCCGCATTGCGTGCTCCTCCTCGACGAGATCGAGAAGGCGCATCCGGACCTCTACAACATCCTGTTGCAGGTCATGGATCACGGCAAGCTCACCGACCACAACGGCAAGCAGATCTCGTTCCGCAACGTCATCCTGGTGATGACGACCAATGCGGGCGCGTCCGATCTCGCCAAGCCGGCTTTCGGCTTCACCCGCAGCAAACGCGAGGGCGACGACGTCGAGGCGATCAACCGCATGTTCGCGCCGGAATTCCGCAACCGGCTCGACGCTGTCGTGACCTTCGCGCACCTGCCGACCGAGGTCATCGCCAAGGTGGTGGACAAGTTCATCATGCAGCTCGAGGGGCAGCTCGCAGATCGCAATGTTTCGATCGAACTGTCGGACGAGGCGCGCGCCTGGCTGGTCGAGCGTGGCTATGACCAGGCGATGGGCGCGCGGCCGATGGCGCGGGTCATCCAGACCCACATCAAGACGCCGCTGGCTGATGAGGTCCTGTTCGGACGCCTCAAGAACGGCGGCACCGTGCGGGTGGTGACGGCGGGCGCCGGCGCCGAATCGAAACTCGCTTTCGTCTTCCCGGACGGCCCGGTTCTGCCGCGTCCCGCCAAGGAAATCGTCGAGGCGCGGCGCAAGAAGGTGCGTCCGGAGCCGGAAGTGCGCGCCCGCAACCGCAAGCCGAAAGCAGCGCCGGAGCCGGCCGGCACACCGGAATGA
- a CDS encoding phasin family protein, whose protein sequence is MAINFEEYQKFGKEHFEAVQAAATEVSKQLQAIAAETTDFSKRSLESGSAFVEKLLGVTKFDQAIALQQDYAKSSYEGFVAEMSKLGEMYASVAKEAFKPVEGAIAKVKTSAN, encoded by the coding sequence ATGGCCATCAACTTCGAGGAATATCAGAAATTCGGCAAGGAGCATTTTGAGGCCGTTCAGGCCGCCGCGACCGAGGTCTCCAAGCAGCTCCAGGCGATCGCCGCGGAGACGACCGATTTTTCCAAGCGTTCGCTCGAGAGCGGCTCGGCCTTCGTCGAAAAGCTCCTTGGCGTGACCAAGTTCGACCAGGCCATCGCTCTGCAGCAGGACTACGCCAAGTCTTCCTATGAAGGCTTCGTCGCTGAAATGTCCAAGCTCGGCGAGATGTACGCCAGCGTCGCCAAGGAAGCGTTCAAGCCGGTCGAAGGCGCGATCGCCAAGGTCAAGACTTCGGCGAACTGA
- the clpS gene encoding ATP-dependent Clp protease adapter ClpS: protein MTHFPRDAFPTPPAAAGKGGRKSSADGPGQGTGTAVIARTKPQTQRPSMYRVLLLNDDYTPMDFVIGVLCTFFHKNFDDANRIMWQVHNNGVGECGVYTYEVADTKVTQVMDHARKHQHPLQCVMEKK from the coding sequence GTGACGCATTTTCCGCGCGACGCTTTCCCGACGCCGCCAGCAGCGGCGGGGAAGGGCGGACGCAAGTCGTCGGCCGACGGTCCCGGTCAGGGAACCGGAACGGCGGTGATCGCGCGGACCAAGCCACAGACCCAACGCCCCTCCATGTATCGCGTTCTGCTCTTGAACGACGATTACACGCCGATGGATTTCGTGATCGGCGTGCTTTGCACCTTCTTTCACAAGAATTTCGACGACGCCAACCGTATTATGTGGCAGGTCCATAATAACGGCGTCGGCGAATGCGGGGTCTATACATACGAGGTCGCCGACACCAAGGTGACCCAGGTGATGGACCACGCCCGCAAGCATCAGCATCCGCTGCAATGCGTCATGGAAAAGAAATGA
- a CDS encoding molecular chaperone DnaJ, translating to MPFLLIGLLTLIVGVYLLRELGRASPARVAANVRTGSGVLAAAAALLVLLRGGLSLALGLGGLSLYLFSRNRFSWDKFFARRSPGRARSQIRTFYLEMILDHASGIVDGTVLEGAFAGMKLSAMSREEILRLRADCAALDPDSALLLDNYLDRRFPGGSAAGERDPNAGRRGSERSRNGEMSEQEAYQTLGLRPGARAEEIVRAHRRLMKERHPDHGGTTDDAARLNQAKDRLMRRQH from the coding sequence ATGCCTTTTCTGCTGATCGGGCTCTTGACGCTGATCGTCGGCGTTTATCTTCTGCGTGAACTCGGGCGCGCTTCACCCGCGCGGGTCGCGGCCAATGTCAGGACCGGCAGCGGCGTCCTCGCGGCGGCGGCGGCGCTGCTCGTGCTGCTGCGCGGCGGGCTGAGCCTCGCGCTGGGTTTGGGCGGGCTGTCGCTCTATCTGTTCTCACGGAACCGCTTTTCCTGGGACAAATTCTTCGCCCGCCGCAGCCCGGGGCGGGCGCGGTCGCAGATCCGCACCTTTTATCTGGAAATGATCCTCGACCACGCCAGCGGAATCGTTGACGGAACCGTGCTCGAAGGCGCTTTCGCCGGGATGAAGCTGAGCGCCATGTCGCGCGAGGAAATCCTGCGGCTGCGCGCGGATTGCGCCGCGCTCGATCCCGATTCGGCTCTATTGCTGGATAATTATCTCGACCGCCGCTTTCCCGGAGGGAGCGCGGCAGGCGAGCGTGACCCGAACGCGGGGCGGCGAGGGTCGGAGCGAAGCCGGAACGGCGAAATGAGCGAGCAGGAGGCTTATCAGACGCTGGGTCTTCGTCCGGGCGCGCGCGCCGAGGAGATCGTTCGGGCGCACCGGCGCCTCATGAAGGAACGCCATCCCGACCACGGGGGGACGACGGATGATGCGGCCCGCCTCAATCAGGCCAAGGATCGGCTGATGCGTCGTCAACACTGA
- a CDS encoding rhamnan synthesis F family protein, producing the protein MNKKVSAKGFSMRADAPPPRNFIISEFAPSSLEWRGGGSLFRGEIDFLTAGRMRGWALRVDRPRDPVHLELSVAGIPFGEIQTGLFRPDLESDLPGNVAGFDVALTQWGLEQPLAALEKLRNMDEAALSAPGDLSVVFAGRQSRIETLALGLTNRSLRDQLAAALAASFEHPLAPAPAPFHAPAQPALNLVNSAGPGLDSPFSGARYRVGLDYFADGVLKGWAADLIRPQASLKIALVADGAELDRALTSQPRPDLFELLPKNVAGFSFDLRAWPNERLQQLERRIAETPGRPSANACRLILALGDGPATIGLGQFGVSDGDLAGQIAKILGGRRAEAAKLAASQASQAARAAMPAPASAAAPQDRNQMVWLARMLSDERRQILDALGQGTGDGQTLRAGARQADLSMRRWRACSMIEEIRGLAILSDRVKSHALAIADLFDPDFYKAFYGERVSEIDNPLLHYVLIGWRAGLRPHPLLDGIFYRRQMGGAQGDPLLHYVLDGAAAGLDPYPLFDTDFYRATYMSEAEEATNPLLHYLTIGGPARFDPSPVFDTEAFLASAPDADAILCPLEAFVTNRKRHDLAMVPAFDPRLYRYQIETERGEKLFDPPVAHYLGHGCLDETLLPNLFFDPAFYRTRNEIDLHEPALMHYLREGDAAGLVCHPFFSAKIYNEERGEALDATTAIEHAMQSPQTMLRSDRRMKTPLDPRLLAFFDELLDCRDDFDLEFYRRVNPDLAELEDEPLIAHWRHHGAPEGRFGSPLSLLKRTGMRIRDIPLGFFAEEYVALNPDLAHLSGDFLAAFCHFLVCGRSERDRMYGRWQFFFDDIRIDLPTTAAPLRIAPPQERINVCVLIHAFYPDIWQELAAFAQNFRNRSFDIFINLVDLSWTPELHEEIHSLCPGAFLQLSNDAGRDIGGFTRLLDNVDIDRYDLFAFMHTKKSPHIAIERADHWRRTLLRAFAGSPEVADECVDLMLDDPSVGMIGAKEWRSSDMGKNIDEYERLLDLLEITGANRELDYLSGFMFLIRGDIVKRLHSILKHQEWEFGGDKGVDFHIDGQIAHGVERAVPALVRHMGYKVLYR; encoded by the coding sequence TTGAACAAAAAAGTGAGCGCTAAAGGCTTTTCCATGCGCGCCGACGCGCCACCGCCCCGGAATTTCATCATCAGCGAATTCGCCCCTTCCTCACTGGAATGGCGCGGCGGCGGTTCGCTTTTTCGTGGCGAAATCGACTTTCTCACCGCCGGCCGGATGCGTGGCTGGGCGCTCCGCGTGGACAGGCCGCGCGACCCGGTTCATCTGGAGCTGTCCGTTGCGGGAATTCCGTTCGGCGAAATACAGACGGGGCTTTTCCGGCCCGATCTCGAAAGCGATCTTCCCGGCAACGTCGCCGGATTCGACGTCGCCCTGACCCAATGGGGTCTCGAACAACCGCTTGCGGCGCTCGAAAAATTGCGGAATATGGATGAGGCGGCTTTGTCGGCGCCGGGCGACCTTTCCGTGGTCTTCGCCGGCCGGCAATCGCGAATCGAAACCTTGGCGCTGGGGCTGACCAACCGCTCCCTGCGGGATCAGCTTGCCGCCGCGCTGGCCGCGTCGTTCGAGCATCCGCTCGCGCCCGCCCCCGCCCCCTTCCATGCGCCTGCGCAGCCCGCCTTGAATTTGGTCAATTCGGCGGGGCCAGGTCTCGATAGTCCTTTCTCGGGGGCGCGCTACCGCGTCGGGCTGGATTATTTTGCGGACGGCGTGCTCAAAGGCTGGGCGGCCGATCTGATTCGGCCGCAGGCGTCTTTGAAGATTGCGCTTGTCGCGGACGGCGCGGAACTCGATCGCGCTCTCACATCGCAGCCCCGGCCAGACCTTTTCGAGCTTCTGCCGAAGAATGTCGCCGGCTTTTCCTTCGATCTGCGGGCCTGGCCAAATGAAAGGCTCCAGCAGCTGGAGCGGCGGATCGCCGAGACGCCGGGACGCCCGTCCGCCAACGCCTGCCGGCTGATCCTCGCCCTTGGCGACGGCCCGGCGACGATCGGGCTTGGCCAGTTCGGCGTCAGCGATGGCGATCTCGCCGGTCAGATCGCTAAAATTCTCGGCGGCCGCCGGGCGGAGGCGGCGAAGCTCGCCGCGTCCCAAGCCTCGCAAGCCGCCCGCGCCGCCATGCCCGCGCCGGCCTCCGCCGCCGCGCCGCAGGACCGCAACCAGATGGTCTGGCTGGCGCGGATGCTTTCCGATGAGCGCCGCCAGATTCTCGACGCGCTCGGGCAGGGCACGGGCGACGGGCAGACCCTGCGCGCGGGGGCGCGGCAGGCCGATCTCTCGATGCGGCGCTGGCGCGCCTGCTCCATGATCGAGGAAATCCGCGGGCTGGCGATCCTGTCCGACCGCGTCAAGAGCCACGCTTTGGCCATCGCCGATCTGTTCGATCCGGATTTCTACAAGGCCTTTTATGGCGAACGCGTCTCGGAAATCGACAATCCGCTGCTGCATTATGTCCTGATCGGCTGGCGTGCGGGGCTGCGTCCCCATCCGCTGCTCGACGGCATCTTCTACCGGCGGCAGATGGGCGGCGCGCAAGGCGACCCGCTCCTGCATTATGTTCTGGACGGCGCGGCGGCCGGGCTCGATCCCTATCCTTTGTTCGACACCGATTTCTACCGCGCGACCTATATGAGCGAGGCGGAGGAAGCGACCAATCCGCTGCTGCATTACCTGACGATCGGCGGGCCGGCGCGGTTCGATCCGTCGCCGGTATTCGACACCGAGGCTTTCCTGGCTTCGGCGCCCGACGCCGATGCGATCCTTTGCCCGCTGGAGGCTTTCGTCACCAATCGCAAGCGGCACGATCTCGCGATGGTTCCCGCTTTCGATCCGCGGCTCTATCGCTATCAGATCGAAACCGAGCGCGGCGAGAAGCTGTTCGATCCGCCGGTCGCCCATTATCTCGGCCACGGCTGCCTGGACGAGACGCTCCTGCCGAACCTGTTCTTCGATCCGGCCTTTTACCGGACGCGCAACGAGATTGACCTCCACGAGCCGGCGCTCATGCATTATCTGCGCGAGGGCGACGCTGCCGGACTCGTCTGCCATCCGTTCTTCTCTGCGAAAATCTACAATGAGGAGCGCGGCGAGGCGCTCGACGCGACGACGGCGATCGAACATGCGATGCAATCGCCGCAAACCATGCTGCGTTCGGATCGCCGCATGAAAACGCCGCTCGACCCGCGCCTTCTCGCATTCTTCGACGAACTTCTGGACTGCCGCGACGATTTCGACCTTGAATTCTATCGCCGCGTCAACCCCGACCTCGCGGAACTGGAGGACGAGCCACTCATCGCCCATTGGCGCCATCACGGCGCGCCGGAAGGGCGTTTCGGCTCGCCGCTGTCGCTGTTGAAGCGGACCGGCATGCGCATTCGCGACATTCCGTTGGGCTTCTTCGCCGAGGAATATGTCGCGCTCAATCCCGACCTCGCTCATCTTAGCGGCGATTTCCTCGCGGCCTTCTGCCATTTCCTGGTCTGCGGCCGCAGCGAGCGCGACCGCATGTACGGGCGGTGGCAGTTCTTCTTCGACGACATCAGGATCGACCTGCCGACGACCGCGGCGCCTTTGCGCATCGCGCCGCCCCAGGAGCGAATCAATGTCTGCGTGCTGATCCACGCCTTCTATCCGGACATCTGGCAGGAGTTGGCGGCCTTCGCCCAGAATTTCCGCAACCGCAGCTTCGATATTTTCATCAATCTGGTGGATCTGTCATGGACGCCGGAACTGCATGAGGAAATCCACAGCCTGTGCCCGGGCGCCTTCCTGCAGCTCTCGAACGACGCCGGGCGCGACATCGGCGGCTTCACCCGTCTGCTCGACAATGTCGATATCGATCGCTACGACCTCTTCGCCTTCATGCACACCAAGAAGAGCCCGCATATTGCGATCGAGCGCGCCGACCATTGGCGGCGCACCCTGCTGCGCGCCTTCGCCGGCAGCCCCGAAGTCGCCGACGAATGCGTCGATCTGATGCTGGATGATCCGAGCGTCGGCATGATCGGCGCGAAGGAATGGCGCTCTTCCGACATGGGCAAGAATATCGATGAATATGAGCGGCTGCTCGACCTGCTCGAAATCACCGGCGCCAATCGCGAGCTTGACTACCTCAGCGGCTTCATGTTTTTGATCCGCGGCGACATCGTGAAACGCCTTCATTCCATTCTGAAGCATCAGGAATGGGAATTTGGCGGCGACAAGGGCGTCGATTTTCATATCGACGGACAGATCGCACATGGCGTCGAAAGAGCCGTGCCGGCCCTCGTTCGTCACATGGGCTACAAAGTCCTCTATCGGTAG
- a CDS encoding DUF1489 family protein, translating into MPLHLLKLCVGADSVADLRAWTRMRRERQSGVHAHVTRMFPKRAEELLDGGSLYWVIKGQICARQKLIGIEPFVDSAGIKRCALQLDDEVVALRPRPHRAFQGWRYFEPAEAPPDLDATSSGLAEMPEALRRQLSELGLI; encoded by the coding sequence ATGCCCCTCCATCTTCTCAAACTCTGCGTCGGCGCGGATTCGGTCGCCGACCTGCGCGCCTGGACCCGGATGCGCCGCGAGCGCCAGTCCGGCGTCCACGCCCATGTCACCCGCATGTTTCCCAAACGCGCCGAAGAATTGCTCGACGGCGGCTCGCTCTATTGGGTGATCAAGGGGCAGATCTGCGCTCGGCAGAAGCTGATCGGCATCGAGCCCTTCGTCGATTCCGCCGGAATAAAACGCTGCGCCTTGCAACTCGACGACGAGGTGGTCGCGCTTCGTCCGCGCCCCCATCGCGCTTTTCAAGGCTGGCGTTATTTCGAGCCGGCCGAGGCCCCGCCCGATCTCGACGCCACATCGAGCGGCCTCGCCGAAATGCCGGAGGCGTTACGCCGCCAATTGTCCGAACTGGGGCTGATCTGA
- a CDS encoding VWA domain-containing protein, producing MGSEGRNPVTPAGRDEVEAFAEAMRQAPAKASAQPASGRGRLVFALDATMSRQPTWDLAQQVQGQMFAVAAACGGLDIQLVYFRGLNECRASGFMRDGAGLGRAMSKISVMSGQTQIGRVLRHIRTERGEAPLGAFVYVGDSMEEKADDLGRIAGELGLLGVKGFFFHEGGDTKAAAVFKDLARLSGGAYAVFDSRAPGRLAALLRAAAAYAAGGYQALRDRANAGEAEARQLLSQMR from the coding sequence GTGGGGAGCGAGGGCAGGAATCCGGTGACGCCGGCGGGCCGGGACGAAGTCGAGGCTTTCGCGGAGGCGATGCGGCAGGCTCCGGCGAAAGCGTCGGCGCAGCCGGCGTCGGGCCGCGGGCGGCTGGTCTTCGCGCTCGACGCCACCATGAGCCGCCAGCCGACCTGGGATCTGGCGCAGCAGGTTCAGGGGCAGATGTTCGCGGTCGCCGCCGCTTGCGGAGGTCTCGACATCCAGCTCGTCTATTTTCGCGGCCTGAACGAATGCCGCGCTTCGGGCTTCATGCGCGACGGCGCCGGGCTCGGCAGGGCCATGAGCAAGATTTCGGTGATGAGCGGCCAGACTCAGATCGGTCGCGTGCTGCGCCATATTCGCACGGAGCGGGGCGAGGCGCCGCTCGGCGCTTTCGTCTATGTCGGCGACAGCATGGAAGAGAAAGCCGACGATCTCGGCCGCATCGCCGGGGAGCTGGGCCTGCTCGGCGTCAAGGGTTTCTTTTTCCATGAGGGCGGCGACACCAAGGCGGCCGCCGTCTTCAAGGATCTGGCGCGGCTCAGCGGCGGCGCCTATGCCGTGTTCGATTCCCGCGCCCCCGGGCGCCTCGCCGCGCTGTTGCGGGCGGCGGCGGCCTATGCGGCGGGCGGTTACCAGGCCTTGCGCGACCGCGCCAACGCGGGCGAGGCCGAGGCGCGCCAGTTGCTGTCGCAAATGCGGTGA